A region of Clostridium acetobutylicum ATCC 824 DNA encodes the following proteins:
- a CDS encoding PTS sugar transporter subunit IIB, whose product MSVSFLRIDDRMIHGQTCTRWALEYPCDGIIAVNDAAANNPVLKAAYKSASGKKTFVWTYEHWKLKCDTVLKSSTRYFVITKEPIIMSKILVDDKFNPGIKEVIVGPCNDRPGTVKLGNNQSINQKEAEAFERIMQAGYNVEFALLKEEAIGNWKKFRGQFGFK is encoded by the coding sequence ATGTCAGTTTCATTTTTAAGAATAGATGACAGAATGATACACGGACAAACATGTACAAGGTGGGCTTTAGAGTATCCATGTGATGGTATAATAGCTGTTAATGATGCGGCAGCTAATAATCCTGTATTAAAAGCAGCTTACAAAAGTGCTAGTGGCAAAAAAACATTTGTATGGACATATGAACATTGGAAATTAAAATGCGATACAGTTTTGAAAAGTAGTACTAGATATTTTGTAATTACAAAAGAACCTATTATTATGTCTAAGATTTTGGTGGATGATAAATTTAATCCTGGTATTAAAGAGGTTATTGTAGGACCATGCAATGATAGGCCGGGAACAGTAAAATTGGGAAATAATCAATCTATAAATCAAAAGGAAGCAGAAGCTTTTGAACGTATTATGCAAGCCGGCTATAATGTGGAATTTGCTCTTCTTAAAGAAGAAGCAATAGGCAATTGGAAAAAGTTTAGAGGGCAATTTGGATTTAAATAG
- a CDS encoding PTS system mannose/fructose/sorbose family transporter subunit IID, whose protein sequence is MEKKKISKKALSKSFKNWFYGNLTCFSQEHMQTFGYLCAMLPIIKDLYETKEEQKEAMETYKAFFNTEPQIGTLVVGMTAGLEEARANHENIDGEMINGIRAGLMGPLAGIGDSLIVGTLIPILLGIGLGLSTGGSPLGAIFYIVVWNALMIFGMRWAYYKGYALGGKAVQMIVGDKANAVRESVIMVGTIVIGAVAATWVNINTSLKMYNSHGGVIINLQKTLDGIFPKILSAAAVIFAWWLMSKKKISPTIVMLIFLIVAFVGVLLGFFNPGLSY, encoded by the coding sequence ATGGAAAAGAAAAAAATATCTAAAAAAGCTTTAAGTAAATCTTTTAAAAATTGGTTTTATGGAAATTTAACTTGTTTTTCTCAAGAGCACATGCAAACTTTTGGTTATCTTTGTGCAATGCTTCCAATAATTAAAGATTTATATGAAACAAAAGAAGAACAAAAGGAAGCTATGGAAACTTATAAAGCATTTTTTAATACAGAACCTCAGATTGGAACATTAGTTGTTGGTATGACAGCCGGTCTTGAAGAGGCAAGAGCTAATCATGAAAATATTGATGGTGAAATGATAAATGGTATTCGTGCTGGACTTATGGGGCCTTTAGCAGGCATTGGAGATTCATTAATAGTAGGTACTTTAATACCAATACTTTTAGGTATAGGGTTAGGACTTTCAACAGGGGGTTCTCCTCTAGGAGCAATATTTTATATTGTAGTGTGGAATGCTTTAATGATTTTTGGAATGAGATGGGCCTATTATAAAGGATATGCGTTAGGTGGTAAAGCTGTTCAGATGATTGTTGGAGATAAAGCTAATGCTGTCCGTGAATCTGTAATTATGGTTGGAACTATAGTGATTGGTGCAGTTGCTGCTACTTGGGTAAATATTAATACATCTTTGAAAATGTACAATTCACATGGTGGAGTAATTATAAATTTGCAAAAAACTTTAGATGGCATTTTTCCTAAAATCCTTTCAGCGGCAGCTGTAATTTTTGCATGGTGGCTTATGTCAAAGAAGAAAATATCCCCTACAATAGTAATGTTAATCTTTTTGATAGTAGCTTTTGTAGGTGTGCTCTTAGGATTCTTTAATCCAGGACTATCTTATTAA
- a CDS encoding GH32 C-terminal domain-containing protein, producing the protein MRLKQIAVLLLSSIVIVTGNNWVKANTSISSTSAYRREAYRPQYHFTPDIGWMNDPNGMVYYHGVYHLFYQYNPYDTVWGPMHWGHAESKDMINWKQKSIALAPDTNGDIFSGSVVVDWNNSSGLFNKVSDHTGLVAFYTTNSAVASQQYQSMAYSTDDGSTWTKYNGGKPIIAQPENTPDFRDPKVSWDNEHNKWVMVLAAGNQTQFYSSNDLKNWTKTGEFGAEGQASHAGVWECPDLYQMTVSGQNIKKWVLSINLGSSVSPDSPPAGGSGMMYVVGDFDGSKFIADPKFTVSNNIGASDIVKGYYLLPGDTINVYDAKEGGNLLGSATVEDNQSTATVNLTKDLGNGSGKVWVAIVRNKIEKNRQEIDYSSEVASTSTGTSAVAPSGQDIINPDFETGDLTGWTATGNEWSNKNVVDNKTWGGGSGKYHCSGYRDPATGGAGDPGTGTLESTVFTLGGNGSINFLVAGGDLPKSAYVTLEDATTRKELTQFNASGLSTATVRRVNWDASAYLGKKLRIKVVDNATGAFGHIDVDDFHVYNTVPYKPPVNQLPSYPVNWIDYGPDFYAGVTWNDTTQQTNATTSEYGKYVPDGRRILLGWMSNWAYADRTPTTTWRSADSIPREEKLVATNDGYKITQQPIKELSSIRKKPTKTLTNTTITKGNTMSLGSEGIYEITSKFNINSTTSSEFGINVKVGGNQYTTIGYDKATSILFLNRHNSSSLNFLDYMPNKQEAPLKPDAKGNIKLQILVDKDSVEVFGSNDDNASVTITDQIFSDNLNNGIKLYSVGGSTKVNSLAITPLKSAVFTPYINNTLPYNPKSVQKTLPTSDFESGVVPGFWKQAEGYDTTFTVSNSTSWWGGTYNQDGKSFLTTFGENGDTASGILKSNYFKLSGDGKISFLIGGGNHPTSEYLALVDGVNGNKLFSATGADSETLRSVTWDASKYVGKVVYLEIADESQSGWGHINLDDINVPHFNCNIKKYRTTGTWGEIGPYGMKGSSTSAVSNGIYMASQNARNLSYEAKVSNVTSLSKTKSGEAGLVFGASKNLANAYEFNIDTSKGVARLFNKKNGKDLAPEVKETLSSDKSYQLKVLISGTNVKAYLDGTKIFDVNITSYAGRNVGLDVLDGSADFQDVSFQN; encoded by the coding sequence ATGAGATTAAAACAGATAGCTGTGTTATTGCTTAGCAGTATTGTTATTGTTACAGGTAATAATTGGGTAAAAGCAAACACATCAATATCAAGTACTTCAGCATATAGACGTGAGGCATATCGTCCACAATATCATTTTACACCAGATATTGGCTGGATGAATGATCCAAATGGAATGGTTTATTATCATGGAGTATACCATTTATTCTATCAATATAATCCATATGATACAGTTTGGGGACCTATGCATTGGGGACATGCTGAAAGCAAGGACATGATAAATTGGAAACAGAAATCGATTGCTCTTGCACCGGATACAAATGGAGATATTTTTTCAGGTAGTGTAGTGGTAGACTGGAATAATAGCAGTGGACTGTTCAACAAAGTATCAGATCATACTGGTTTGGTTGCATTTTATACAACTAATTCAGCAGTAGCTAGTCAACAATATCAGAGTATGGCGTATAGTACAGATGATGGAAGTACCTGGACAAAATATAATGGCGGTAAGCCAATAATAGCTCAGCCAGAAAATACGCCTGATTTTAGGGACCCAAAGGTATCCTGGGATAATGAACATAACAAATGGGTTATGGTTCTTGCAGCAGGTAATCAAACACAATTTTATTCTTCTAACGATTTAAAAAATTGGACAAAAACAGGGGAGTTTGGAGCAGAAGGTCAAGCATCTCATGCTGGTGTTTGGGAATGCCCAGACTTATATCAAATGACTGTTAGTGGGCAAAATATAAAGAAGTGGGTGCTGTCAATAAATTTGGGTTCATCTGTAAGCCCTGATTCACCGCCAGCTGGAGGATCAGGAATGATGTATGTTGTTGGAGATTTTGATGGAAGTAAATTTATTGCGGATCCTAAATTTACAGTATCAAATAATATTGGAGCTAGTGATATTGTTAAAGGGTACTATCTACTTCCTGGAGATACTATTAATGTTTATGATGCCAAGGAGGGTGGAAACTTGTTAGGATCTGCTACAGTAGAGGATAATCAATCTACGGCTACTGTAAATTTGACTAAAGATTTAGGGAATGGTAGTGGAAAGGTATGGGTGGCAATAGTAAGAAATAAAATAGAAAAAAATAGACAAGAGATTGATTATTCTTCTGAAGTTGCTTCAACAAGTACTGGAACAAGTGCTGTAGCACCTTCAGGTCAGGATATTATCAATCCTGACTTTGAAACAGGTGATTTAACAGGATGGACAGCAACAGGAAATGAATGGTCAAATAAGAATGTAGTAGATAATAAAACATGGGGAGGAGGATCTGGTAAGTATCACTGTTCTGGTTACAGGGACCCTGCAACTGGAGGTGCTGGAGATCCTGGAACAGGTACATTGGAGTCTACTGTATTTACTTTAGGTGGAAATGGAAGTATCAATTTCTTAGTTGCAGGTGGAGATCTTCCAAAATCCGCGTATGTTACGTTGGAAGATGCTACTACCCGTAAGGAATTAACTCAATTTAATGCATCAGGTTTAAGCACAGCTACCGTTAGAAGGGTAAATTGGGATGCATCAGCATACCTTGGTAAAAAGCTTAGAATAAAGGTAGTAGATAATGCTACTGGTGCTTTTGGTCATATTGATGTAGATGATTTTCATGTATATAATACAGTTCCATATAAACCACCTGTAAATCAATTGCCTTCATATCCAGTAAATTGGATTGATTATGGACCAGATTTTTATGCGGGAGTTACCTGGAATGATACTACACAACAAACTAATGCAACAACTTCAGAATATGGGAAATATGTTCCAGATGGAAGGCGTATTCTGTTAGGTTGGATGAGTAACTGGGCATATGCAGATAGAACTCCTACAACTACTTGGAGAAGTGCTGATTCTATTCCAAGAGAAGAAAAATTAGTAGCCACAAATGATGGATATAAAATTACTCAGCAACCTATAAAAGAGCTTTCAAGTATTCGAAAAAAGCCAACAAAAACTTTAACAAATACAACGATAACTAAAGGAAATACCATGTCTTTAGGGTCAGAAGGCATATATGAAATTACATCAAAATTTAATATTAATTCAACTACCTCCAGTGAATTCGGGATAAATGTAAAAGTAGGAGGAAATCAGTATACAACTATTGGCTATGATAAAGCAACGTCAATATTATTTTTAAACCGCCATAACTCTAGTAGTTTAAATTTTCTGGATTATATGCCAAATAAACAGGAAGCACCACTAAAACCGGATGCAAAAGGTAATATTAAGCTTCAAATTTTGGTGGATAAAGACTCTGTAGAAGTTTTCGGAAGCAATGATGATAATGCTTCAGTTACAATTACGGATCAAATTTTTTCAGATAATTTAAACAATGGAATAAAACTATATAGCGTTGGTGGAAGTACTAAAGTAAATTCTCTAGCAATAACTCCTTTAAAATCAGCAGTATTTACTCCTTATATAAATAATACTTTGCCATATAACCCTAAAAGTGTCCAAAAAACTCTTCCTACAAGTGATTTTGAGTCAGGGGTTGTTCCAGGCTTTTGGAAACAAGCCGAAGGTTATGATACAACATTTACTGTATCAAATTCTACTAGTTGGTGGGGTGGAACGTACAATCAAGACGGTAAAAGTTTCCTTACTACTTTTGGGGAAAATGGTGATACGGCTTCAGGCATATTGAAGTCTAATTACTTTAAACTTAGTGGAGATGGAAAAATTAGCTTCTTAATTGGTGGAGGAAATCATCCTACATCAGAATATTTGGCTCTAGTAGACGGTGTTAATGGTAATAAATTATTTTCAGCAACAGGTGCAGATAGTGAGACATTAAGATCAGTGACTTGGGACGCTTCAAAATATGTAGGAAAAGTTGTATATTTAGAAATTGCAGATGAAAGTCAAAGTGGTTGGGGTCATATAAATCTTGATGATATAAATGTACCTCATTTTAATTGCAATATTAAAAAATATAGAACTACAGGAACTTGGGGAGAAATTGGACCATATGGTATGAAAGGCTCAAGTACCTCTGCTGTTTCTAATGGAATATACATGGCTTCCCAAAATGCTAGAAACTTAAGCTATGAAGCTAAGGTAAGTAATGTAACCTCTCTTAGTAAAACTAAATCGGGGGAAGCAGGATTAGTATTTGGAGCTAGTAAAAATTTAGCAAATGCTTATGAGTTTAATATTGATACAAGTAAAGGAGTGGCTCGTTTATTTAATAAAAAGAATGGCAAAGATTTGGCACCTGAGGTTAAGGAAACATTAAGTAGCGATAAATCATACCAACTAAAAGTATTAATAAGTGGAACAAACGTTAAAGCTTATTTAGATGGTACAAAAATATTTGATGTAAATATAACTTCTTATGCTGGTAGAAATGTAGGACTTGACGTATTAGATGGATCAGCAGATTTTCAAGATGTATCTTTCCAAAATTAG
- a CDS encoding PTS mannose/fructose/sorbose/N-acetylgalactosamine transporter subunit IIC produces the protein MGISLIQAAIFGLFACLSSMPGMGGTTFGNYTLGRPLVAGLLVGIVLGDVQTGIIVGAAIQVVYIALVTPGGTVSADVRAVSYIGIPLAVVAIKGMGLNPSSAQATQMATALGAAVGTLGTVLFYGTATINLIWQHIGWKSIEKGDFKKLYLVNMGLPWVSHIICSFIPAFIITRMGSSMVKIMKVALPMNGIPMKTLFTVGSLLPAVGIAILLKQVVLKPSDFITFFLGFTLAAVMKVNLIGAAIIGIFFAIINYRIRMLQLEKPSAAKATGNDDDEEDI, from the coding sequence ATGGGGATAAGTTTGATTCAGGCAGCTATATTTGGATTATTTGCATGCCTATCAAGTATGCCCGGTATGGGAGGAACTACCTTTGGTAACTATACCTTAGGAAGACCTTTAGTAGCAGGTTTGCTAGTTGGAATTGTTTTAGGAGACGTACAAACTGGTATTATAGTTGGGGCAGCAATTCAAGTTGTTTATATTGCACTGGTTACTCCAGGTGGCACTGTATCTGCTGATGTACGTGCAGTTAGTTATATTGGTATTCCTCTAGCTGTAGTAGCAATTAAGGGAATGGGTTTAAATCCAAGTTCTGCACAGGCAACTCAAATGGCAACTGCATTAGGGGCAGCAGTTGGAACCTTGGGGACTGTTTTATTTTATGGAACAGCAACTATAAACTTGATATGGCAGCATATAGGCTGGAAATCAATAGAAAAAGGTGATTTTAAAAAGCTTTATTTAGTTAATATGGGATTGCCATGGGTTTCTCACATTATTTGTAGTTTTATTCCAGCATTTATTATTACAAGAATGGGTTCTAGCATGGTTAAAATTATGAAGGTAGCATTGCCAATGAATGGTATACCAATGAAAACTTTATTTACAGTAGGAAGTTTGCTTCCAGCAGTAGGAATTGCAATATTATTAAAACAGGTTGTATTAAAACCAAGTGATTTTATAACCTTCTTTTTAGGTTTTACTTTGGCAGCAGTTATGAAAGTTAACTTGATTGGAGCAGCAATAATAGGTATTTTCTTTGCAATAATTAATTATAGAATTAGAATGCTTCAACTAGAAAAGCCATCTGCAGCTAAAGCGACGGGTAACGATGATGATGAGGAGGATATATAA
- a CDS encoding helix-turn-helix transcriptional regulator: MQPLHMIMKQEQLAKLVGVRRETIEHLENEKYNPSLKLAMDIAKVFGKSVEEVFQFVDDNEI; the protein is encoded by the coding sequence ATGCAGCCTTTGCATATGATTATGAAGCAAGAACAATTAGCAAAATTAGTAGGGGTAAGAAGAGAGACTATAGAGCATTTAGAAAATGAAAAATACAACCCATCATTAAAGTTAGCCATGGATATTGCGAAAGTATTTGGAAAATCAGTGGAAGAAGTATTTCAATTTGTGGATGATAATGAAATTTAG
- a CDS encoding ATP-binding cassette domain-containing protein, which yields MYKKSTEEYINVIGARERNLKNVNVKIPKRKITIFTGVSGSGKSSLVFDTIAAESQRQLNETYSSFIRHRLPHYGEPKVDAIENLSVAIIIDQKRIGGNSRSTVGTITDIYSLLRLLFSRIGNPFVGYSDVFSFNNIKGMCTKCEGLGKVDMISIDKLLDKNKSLNEGAILFPTFEPGGWRLKRYIYSGFFDNDKKIKDFTEEEMELLLYKSDIKVTTSDPNWPKTSLYEGLIPRIERSFLKKEEGEAIKYKKQISKIVSRETCPICKGARLNNDVLKCKINNKNIWDCSEMQTIDLLNFIRGVYDPKGITIVNEIVNRLEQLVSIGLGYLSLSRETSTLSGGESQRIKMVRQLSSSLTDLTYIFDEPSVGLHPHDIDKINILLKLLRDKGNTVLIVEHDPDIIKIADHVVDMGPKAGVNGGKIMYEGTLDGLLQSNTLTGKYLHKGSQVKGKVREPKGWLSLKDANLHNLKNISVNIPIGVMTVVTGVAGSGKSTLISQVLPKFYPNTIFISQKPIQASKRSNIATFTGIFNGIRELFSKANHVKTSLFSFNSEGACPNCKGLGVTYTDLAFMDTVITTCEVCQGRRFTDEILTYKFGGKNISEVLNMTVEEALDFFNEKEICDILKRLVDVGITYIKLGQSLNTLSGGELQRVKLASELESHGNIYVLDEPTTGLHMSDISQLIKVINRIIDNGSTVIVIEHNLDVISQADWIIDLGPFAGQNGGEIMFEGIPSDLINSKRSITGKYLSKYIQ from the coding sequence ATGTATAAGAAAAGTACTGAAGAATATATAAATGTAATTGGAGCTAGAGAAAGAAATTTAAAAAATGTGAACGTAAAAATTCCTAAAAGAAAGATAACTATTTTCACTGGAGTTTCGGGTTCAGGAAAATCGTCCTTGGTATTTGATACTATAGCGGCAGAGTCTCAAAGACAATTAAATGAAACTTACTCCAGCTTTATAAGACATCGATTGCCTCATTATGGAGAGCCCAAGGTAGATGCTATAGAAAATTTATCTGTAGCCATTATTATTGACCAAAAGAGAATTGGAGGAAATTCAAGGTCAACAGTTGGAACTATTACAGATATATATTCACTGTTAAGACTTCTATTTTCTCGTATAGGAAACCCTTTTGTTGGTTATTCTGATGTTTTTTCATTTAACAATATTAAAGGGATGTGTACTAAGTGTGAGGGACTTGGAAAAGTTGATATGATAAGTATTGATAAATTATTGGATAAAAATAAATCCCTTAATGAAGGAGCAATACTATTTCCTACTTTTGAACCAGGAGGATGGAGATTAAAAAGATATATTTATTCAGGCTTTTTTGACAATGATAAAAAGATAAAAGATTTTACAGAAGAAGAAATGGAGCTCCTTTTATATAAGTCAGATATTAAAGTTACTACCTCTGATCCTAATTGGCCTAAGACTTCACTTTATGAAGGTCTTATTCCTAGAATAGAAAGAAGTTTTTTGAAAAAGGAGGAAGGGGAAGCAATTAAATATAAAAAGCAAATATCTAAAATTGTCAGTAGAGAAACATGTCCTATTTGTAAGGGAGCACGATTAAATAATGATGTTCTTAAGTGTAAAATAAATAACAAAAATATATGGGATTGTTCTGAAATGCAAACTATAGATTTATTGAATTTCATTCGAGGTGTCTATGATCCTAAAGGGATAACTATAGTTAATGAAATTGTTAATCGTTTAGAGCAGTTAGTTTCTATTGGTTTAGGTTATTTAAGTTTAAGCAGAGAAACCTCAACGCTTTCTGGAGGAGAATCGCAAAGAATAAAAATGGTTCGCCAATTATCCAGCAGCTTAACAGATCTTACTTATATTTTTGATGAACCGAGTGTTGGCTTACATCCTCATGATATAGATAAAATAAATATACTTTTAAAACTTTTACGGGATAAAGGTAATACAGTATTAATTGTCGAGCATGATCCTGACATCATAAAAATTGCTGACCATGTTGTTGATATGGGACCAAAAGCAGGTGTAAATGGAGGAAAAATAATGTATGAGGGGACATTAGATGGTTTATTGCAGTCTAATACTCTTACAGGAAAGTACTTACATAAAGGGTCACAAGTTAAAGGAAAGGTTAGAGAACCTAAAGGATGGTTATCTTTAAAAGATGCAAACTTACATAATCTTAAAAATATTAGTGTTAATATCCCCATAGGTGTTATGACGGTTGTGACTGGAGTCGCGGGTTCAGGAAAAAGTACATTAATTAGTCAGGTACTTCCAAAGTTTTATCCAAATACGATTTTTATAAGTCAGAAACCAATACAAGCCTCAAAACGATCTAATATTGCTACTTTTACAGGAATATTTAATGGAATAAGAGAATTGTTTTCTAAAGCTAACCATGTTAAAACTTCTTTATTCAGTTTTAATTCAGAAGGAGCTTGCCCGAATTGTAAGGGATTGGGAGTAACTTATACAGATTTAGCTTTTATGGATACTGTGATTACTACATGTGAAGTGTGTCAGGGACGCCGTTTTACAGATGAAATTCTAACATACAAATTTGGTGGCAAAAATATAAGTGAAGTTTTGAATATGACTGTTGAGGAAGCTTTAGATTTTTTTAATGAAAAAGAAATATGTGATATACTAAAAAGGTTAGTAGATGTTGGAATTACATATATTAAGCTTGGGCAATCTTTGAACACTCTATCTGGTGGTGAGCTCCAAAGGGTAAAGCTTGCATCAGAACTTGAAAGCCATGGAAATATATATGTTTTGGATGAACCTACAACAGGACTTCATATGTCGGATATATCGCAGCTTATAAAGGTTATCAATCGAATTATTGATAATGGCAGTACTGTAATTGTGATAGAGCACAATCTAGATGTTATAAGTCAAGCAGATTGGATTATTGATTTAGGACCTTTTGCTGGCCAAAATGGTGGTGAAATTATGTTTGAGGGAATCCCTTCAGATTTAATAAATAGTAAAAGGTCTATAACAGGAAAATATTTAAGTAAATATATACAGTAA
- a CDS encoding PTS sugar transporter subunit IIA: MRYVILVSHGQFASGLYNALSMLAGKDRNDVIFQGLEDGMSTDKFGEEFNTAIENVTSKDEIILFGDIIGGSPLTTAVNILASKEMLSKAFVLGGMNLPVVLTAILMKDSMGIEELKKMLFETAEESIKEFKVVDTDKEDDI, from the coding sequence ATGAGATATGTAATATTAGTAAGTCATGGACAATTTGCATCAGGACTTTATAATGCATTGTCAATGCTTGCAGGTAAAGACAGAAATGATGTAATATTTCAAGGATTAGAGGACGGAATGAGTACTGATAAATTTGGAGAAGAATTTAATACAGCTATTGAAAACGTTACAAGTAAAGACGAGATTATTCTTTTCGGAGATATTATTGGTGGATCTCCTTTGACTACAGCAGTAAATATATTAGCTAGTAAAGAAATGTTATCGAAAGCTTTTGTCCTTGGAGGAATGAATTTACCCGTTGTATTAACAGCAATTTTGATGAAGGATTCTATGGGGATAGAAGAGCTAAAGAAAATGTTATTTGAAACAGCAGAGGAGTCAATAAAAGAATTTAAAGTTGTAGATACAGATAAGGAAGATGATATTTAG
- a CDS encoding ABC transporter substrate-binding protein has protein sequence MNFKKHNKFIIAAILIVIIAGGSFLCIKFFMERKDAVLTVGIVSGSWNTPSENTYKILNDDILKFEKSHPGVKIKYTSGILKEDFSEWISQKILLGKEPDVFMILPDDFNVFSSTRALKNLDKLIKNDKDFNSSKYYKAAYESGKYDKSQFALPYESVPTLMFVNKTLLYKEGIPVPNNNWTWDDFYKICEKVTKDTDKDGVIDQFGCYDYTWKDAVYSNGIKLFNGSGTESYFGDARVEQAVNFVEKLNSLNNGYQVTSQIFDMGKVAFRPLSFSEYRTYKPYPWSIKKYSNFEWDCIKLPSGPNGKSVSQLSTLLMGISSRTKHEKLSWEFLKSLTYNEETQKNVFKYSEGISPIKSVIESPKNIEEINKSMPSGSSLNMKILDNIMDSSVVTPKFKKYNSVMLKADNDINNVINGKENLDTALLILQREINNMLTN, from the coding sequence ATGAATTTTAAAAAGCATAATAAATTTATAATAGCAGCTATTTTAATTGTAATTATAGCAGGAGGTTCTTTTTTGTGTATAAAGTTTTTTATGGAAAGAAAAGATGCAGTATTGACTGTTGGAATAGTCTCTGGAAGTTGGAATACTCCTAGTGAAAATACTTATAAAATTTTAAATGATGATATACTAAAGTTTGAAAAAAGTCATCCAGGTGTAAAAATAAAATATACAAGTGGAATATTAAAAGAGGATTTTTCAGAGTGGATTTCACAAAAAATTCTTTTAGGCAAAGAACCTGATGTATTTATGATATTGCCTGATGATTTTAATGTATTTTCTTCAACCAGGGCATTAAAAAATTTAGATAAACTAATTAAGAACGATAAAGATTTTAATAGTAGCAAATATTATAAAGCAGCTTACGAATCTGGAAAGTATGATAAAAGTCAGTTTGCACTTCCTTATGAAAGCGTGCCAACATTAATGTTTGTAAATAAGACACTTTTATATAAAGAGGGCATTCCTGTTCCTAATAATAATTGGACATGGGATGATTTTTATAAAATTTGTGAAAAAGTCACGAAGGATACAGATAAGGATGGAGTTATTGATCAGTTTGGATGTTATGATTATACTTGGAAAGATGCGGTATACTCTAATGGAATAAAGTTATTTAATGGATCTGGAACGGAATCATATTTTGGAGATGCAAGGGTGGAGCAAGCTGTAAATTTTGTTGAAAAGTTAAATTCTTTGAATAATGGTTATCAGGTGACTTCACAAATATTTGATATGGGAAAAGTAGCATTTCGTCCACTATCATTTTCAGAGTATAGAACATATAAACCATATCCTTGGAGCATAAAGAAATATTCGAATTTTGAATGGGATTGCATTAAATTGCCATCCGGTCCAAATGGAAAAAGTGTTTCACAATTAAGTACTTTGCTTATGGGGATAAGTAGTCGTACAAAGCATGAAAAGCTTTCTTGGGAATTTTTAAAGTCATTAACCTATAATGAAGAAACGCAGAAAAATGTTTTTAAATATTCAGAGGGAATTTCACCAATAAAAAGTGTAATAGAGTCTCCCAAAAATATTGAAGAAATAAATAAAAGTATGCCTTCAGGAAGTTCTTTAAATATGAAAATTCTTGATAATATTATGGACAGTTCAGTAGTTACTCCTAAATTTAAAAAATATAACTCTGTTATGCTTAAAGCAGATAATGATATTAACAACGTAATAAATGGAAAAGAAAATTTAGATACAGCTCTTTTGATCTTGCAAAGAGAGATAAATAATATGCTGACAAATTGA
- a CDS encoding response regulator transcription factor — MIKVLIADDQELIRQSLKIVLSANKDIEIVGTACNGNEVVESVRKYKPDVILMDVRMPEMDGVQCTKVIKESYPNIKIIVLTTFDDDEYIFNALKYGASGYLLKGVSMDELVRAIHTVVNGGAMINPDITAKVFKLFSQMAQGDISIQAGTKKNTDDICDAEWNIIKCVGFGLSNKEIAKKLRLSEGTVRNYLSNILNKLNFRDRTQLAIWAVQTGVIRKMVTQK, encoded by the coding sequence TTGATTAAAGTATTAATTGCTGATGATCAAGAGCTAATTAGGCAAAGCTTAAAAATTGTTTTAAGTGCGAATAAGGATATTGAAATCGTTGGAACTGCATGTAATGGAAACGAAGTAGTTGAATCAGTACGTAAGTATAAACCTGATGTAATATTAATGGATGTTCGTATGCCAGAAATGGATGGGGTTCAGTGTACAAAAGTTATAAAAGAATCCTATCCAAACATTAAAATTATAGTGCTTACTACTTTTGATGATGATGAATATATATTTAATGCTTTAAAATATGGAGCTAGCGGATATTTACTTAAGGGTGTTTCTATGGATGAACTTGTAAGGGCAATTCACACTGTTGTAAATGGAGGAGCAATGATAAATCCAGATATAACGGCTAAAGTGTTTAAGCTATTTTCTCAAATGGCTCAGGGGGATATTTCTATTCAGGCTGGTACTAAAAAGAATACAGATGATATATGTGATGCAGAATGGAATATAATAAAGTGCGTAGGTTTTGGTTTATCAAATAAAGAGATTGCAAAAAAACTCAGATTATCAGAAGGAACTGTTAGGAATTATTTAAGTAATATATTAAATAAACTTAATTTTAGAGATAGAACACAATTGGCTATTTGGGCAGTTCAGACTGGGGTTATAAGAAAAATGGTGACGCAAAAATGA